In Flavobacterium sp. N1736, the following are encoded in one genomic region:
- a CDS encoding carbohydrate kinase family protein: MNNTKSLKAVAYGEVLWDVFDDKKKIGGAPLNVALRMKTLGCEVAMISCVGNDEDGKAILNHIKQLGLQTDTVMVSEMFPTGLVNVTLNESGSATYEINYPSAWDKIVLNNLAETLVINADVLVYGSLVCRDEVSRKSLKNLLQTNVYKVFDVNLRKPHYTYEVLERLMLSANFIKFNDEEILEIAAALQSPFTSLEENIHFIAEQTHTKSICVTRGKDGAVLLWKGQLYENEGYTVKVADTVGAGDSFLAALTTSLLTGKEPQTALDFACAIGALVAESVGANPEISSSRIEKILSKESK, from the coding sequence ATGAATAACACAAAAAGCCTTAAAGCAGTTGCTTACGGAGAAGTACTTTGGGATGTTTTTGATGATAAGAAAAAAATAGGCGGCGCACCATTAAATGTGGCGCTGCGCATGAAAACATTAGGCTGCGAAGTTGCCATGATTAGCTGCGTAGGAAATGACGAGGATGGAAAAGCAATTCTAAATCACATCAAACAATTAGGGCTTCAAACAGATACTGTTATGGTTTCTGAAATGTTTCCGACAGGATTGGTGAATGTAACTCTAAACGAAAGTGGTTCTGCAACTTACGAAATAAATTATCCATCGGCATGGGATAAAATTGTGCTGAATAATTTAGCCGAAACGCTGGTTATAAATGCAGATGTTTTAGTATACGGAAGTTTAGTTTGCCGTGATGAAGTATCAAGAAAATCGCTTAAAAATTTATTGCAGACTAATGTTTATAAAGTGTTTGACGTTAATTTAAGAAAGCCGCATTATACTTACGAAGTTCTTGAAAGATTAATGCTTTCTGCCAATTTTATAAAGTTTAACGATGAGGAAATTCTAGAAATTGCCGCAGCTTTACAATCACCTTTTACAAGTCTCGAAGAAAATATCCATTTTATAGCAGAACAAACCCATACAAAATCAATTTGTGTTACCAGAGGAAAAGACGGCGCTGTGTTATTATGGAAAGGACAACTTTATGAAAATGAAGGTTATACCGTAAAAGTTGCTGACACCGTTGGAGCAGGAGATTCCTTTTTGGCCGCTTTAACAACATCTTTACTTACAGGGAAAGAACCTCAGACTGCGCTGGATTTTGCTTGTGCAATTGGCGCTTTAGTTGCTGAATCTGTCGGAGCAAATCCTGAAATTTCATCTTCCAGAATTGAAAAAATACTATCCAAAGAGTCGAAATAA
- a CDS encoding LutC/YkgG family protein: protein MSSKAEILQKIKNSQPNIIADLPDLNVLGSDNFEVLDTYKTVLKNIGGDFVEVANYDEIIDYLKTNYALERRIITTIPELSEVAVLDWKNEDPHSLQNVELTIIKAHFGVAENSALWVTDDILGQRVAPFIAQYLAIVVNKKDIIPTMHQAYERIGSQEYGFATFIAGPSKTADIEQSLVLGAHGARGLIVFLLSA from the coding sequence ATGAGCAGTAAAGCAGAAATTTTACAGAAAATAAAAAACAGCCAGCCCAATATAATTGCTGATTTGCCTGACTTAAATGTTTTAGGTTCAGATAATTTTGAGGTTTTAGATACTTATAAAACCGTATTGAAAAACATTGGCGGTGATTTTGTTGAAGTAGCGAATTACGATGAAATAATTGATTACTTAAAAACCAATTACGCACTTGAAAGACGCATTATTACTACAATTCCGGAACTTTCAGAAGTAGCGGTTTTAGACTGGAAAAATGAAGATCCACATTCGCTGCAAAACGTAGAATTAACGATTATAAAAGCACATTTTGGCGTTGCCGAAAATAGTGCACTTTGGGTAACCGATGATATTTTAGGTCAGCGTGTAGCGCCTTTTATTGCGCAATATCTGGCGATTGTTGTAAATAAAAAAGATATTATACCAACCATGCATCAGGCGTATGAACGAATTGGAAGCCAGGAATATGGTTTTGCAACTTTTATCGCCGGACCTTCAAAAACAGCTGATATTGAGCAATCTTTAGTTTTAGGAGCGCACGGAGCAAGAGGTTTAATCGTTTTTTTATTATCCGCTTAA
- a CDS encoding lactate utilization protein B, translating into MSSKKIIEHSEAATRFNKDVERVNWHDETLWFVREKRDKAAHNIPDWELLRETASQIKNNVLSNIHDYLVEFEVNAQKNGIIVHWAADAKEHNEIVHSIMAKHDVKQMVKSKSMLTEECHLNDYLAEKGIEVIDSDLGEYIVQLRKEPPSHIVLPAIHLKKEDVSETFHEHLGTEKGNIDPQYLTESARLTLRDTFLTRKVALTGVNFAIAETGEFVVCTNEGNADMGAHLADVHIACMGFEKLIPQRKHLGVFLRLLARSATGQPITTFSSHFKKPRDGKELHIVIVDNGRSTQLGREDFKNSLKCIRCGACMNTCPVYRRSGGHSYHNAVAGPIGAILAPNLDMSKNADLPFASTLCGSCTNVCPVKIDIHDQLYKWRQVLVKEGHTPAAKTVAMKTMATVLSNPTIFNIAGKSGRFVMKNIPALVNNKMNKWYDQREMPDVPEESFREWYKKNSREAKAKKDEQ; encoded by the coding sequence ATGTCTTCAAAAAAAATAATCGAACATAGCGAAGCCGCAACACGTTTTAACAAAGATGTAGAACGCGTAAACTGGCATGATGAAACACTTTGGTTTGTTCGTGAAAAACGCGATAAAGCTGCACATAATATTCCCGATTGGGAATTGCTTCGTGAAACGGCTTCACAAATAAAAAATAATGTACTCTCAAATATTCATGATTATTTAGTTGAATTTGAGGTAAATGCTCAAAAAAACGGAATCATTGTGCATTGGGCGGCTGATGCAAAAGAGCATAACGAAATCGTGCATTCGATCATGGCAAAACACGATGTAAAGCAAATGGTGAAATCAAAATCAATGCTTACAGAAGAATGTCATTTGAATGATTATCTGGCCGAAAAAGGCATCGAAGTAATCGATTCTGATTTAGGAGAATATATTGTTCAGCTTCGAAAAGAACCGCCAAGTCATATTGTTTTGCCGGCAATTCACCTTAAAAAAGAAGATGTAAGCGAGACTTTTCACGAACATTTAGGTACAGAAAAAGGAAACATTGATCCTCAATATTTAACAGAATCTGCACGTTTAACTTTAAGAGATACATTCTTAACCCGTAAAGTAGCTTTAACCGGAGTTAATTTTGCCATTGCAGAAACGGGCGAATTTGTGGTTTGTACCAATGAAGGAAACGCCGATATGGGCGCGCATTTAGCCGATGTTCATATTGCTTGTATGGGATTTGAAAAACTGATTCCGCAGCGAAAACATTTAGGCGTTTTCCTGAGATTATTAGCCAGAAGCGCAACCGGACAACCAATTACGACTTTTTCAAGTCATTTTAAAAAACCAAGAGACGGAAAAGAACTTCACATTGTAATTGTCGACAATGGAAGAAGCACCCAATTGGGCAGAGAAGATTTTAAAAACTCGTTAAAATGTATTCGTTGCGGCGCGTGTATGAATACATGTCCTGTTTATAGACGAAGCGGCGGACACAGTTATCATAATGCTGTTGCGGGACCAATTGGCGCTATTTTGGCACCCAATCTCGATATGAGCAAAAATGCCGATTTGCCTTTTGCAAGTACGCTTTGTGGTTCGTGTACCAATGTTTGTCCCGTAAAAATTGATATTCACGATCAATTGTACAAATGGCGTCAGGTTTTAGTAAAAGAAGGACATACGCCAGCTGCAAAAACCGTCGCAATGAAAACAATGGCAACCGTTTTATCAAACCCAACTATTTTTAATATTGCAGGAAAATCGGGAAGATTTGTAATGAAAAATATTCCGGCTTTGGTAAACAATAAAATGAACAAATGGTACGATCAGCGTGAAATGCCCGACGTTCCTGAGGAATCTTTTAGAGAATGGTACAAGAAAAATTCGAGAGAAGCTAAAGCGAAAAAAGATGAGCAGTAA
- a CDS encoding (Fe-S)-binding protein has protein sequence MKIGLFIPCYVDQFYPKVAIATYELLQKLGCEVHFPMGQTCCGQPMANSGYQYLTKGCDANFIANFTGFDYIVCPSGSCVLHVKEHLHDEKQEELAAEMRKKVFELTEFITDILKIDHIDGNFPYRVGMHVSCHGQRGLKLSQMTELNAPFFSKPEQLLSKINGIDLVSLSRKDECCGFGGTFCVTEEAVSVKMGQDRITDHENHQVDYITGGDMSCLMHLEGILKRQKSNIKTIHIAEILNSFEN, from the coding sequence ATGAAAATCGGATTATTTATACCGTGTTATGTCGATCAGTTTTACCCAAAAGTAGCGATTGCAACCTATGAACTTTTACAGAAATTAGGCTGCGAGGTTCATTTTCCGATGGGTCAAACCTGCTGCGGACAACCAATGGCGAATAGCGGATACCAATATTTAACGAAAGGCTGCGACGCTAATTTCATAGCCAATTTTACAGGATTTGATTATATTGTTTGCCCTTCGGGAAGTTGTGTTTTGCATGTAAAAGAACATTTGCACGACGAAAAACAAGAAGAATTGGCAGCAGAAATGCGTAAAAAAGTTTTCGAATTAACGGAGTTTATTACTGATATTCTGAAAATAGATCATATCGACGGGAATTTTCCGTACAGAGTTGGTATGCATGTAAGCTGTCACGGTCAACGTGGGTTAAAGCTTTCGCAGATGACGGAATTAAACGCACCATTTTTTTCAAAACCGGAACAATTACTAAGCAAAATTAACGGAATCGATTTGGTTTCTTTATCGAGAAAAGATGAATGCTGTGGTTTTGGTGGAACATTTTGTGTAACCGAAGAAGCAGTTTCGGTAAAAATGGGACAAGACCGAATCACGGACCATGAAAATCATCAGGTTGATTATATTACAGGCGGCGATATGTCGTGTTTAATGCATTTAGAAGGAATTCTGAAAAGGCAAAAAAGCAACATCAAAACCATTCATATTGCCGAAATATTAAACTCGTTCGAAAACTAA
- a CDS encoding FGGY-family carbohydrate kinase, translating into MNVVAIFDIGKTNKKVFLFDENYRIVWEKSVNLNETVDEDGFPCEDIEVLKNWILDRLSEIKELNNYVLKAINFSTYGASFVYVDDKGEVLTPLYNYLKDYPKELKDHFYATYKGEEVFAVKTASPVLGSLNSGMQIYRLKEEKPELFEKVKYCLHLPQYLSFLLTGEAYTDITSIGCHTNLWNFKKMKYHKWLKKEGIKEKLPPIHPGRDIIKKENDLSVGIGLHDSSSAIIPYTINFTEPFVLLSTGTWSISLNPFNNKPLTFVELQNDCLCYMQYTEKPVKAARLFSGNEHEIQAKRLAEHFNVPFDSFKDIYFDKKIVSNLRALNFQIVYPKKYDFDILKECPFQKRDLNTFKSYDIAYHQLMLDLVEQQFFSTNLVIHNSPVKKIFVDGGFSKNSIFMNLLAEAFPDIEVYAASMAQASALGAALAIHQNWNPKPIQNDLIDLKFYKH; encoded by the coding sequence ATGAATGTAGTTGCAATTTTTGATATTGGTAAAACCAACAAAAAAGTATTTTTATTTGATGAAAACTATAGAATTGTTTGGGAAAAATCAGTAAATCTGAACGAAACAGTTGATGAAGACGGTTTTCCGTGTGAAGATATTGAAGTACTCAAAAACTGGATTCTTGACCGATTATCAGAAATAAAAGAACTGAATAATTACGTTCTAAAAGCCATAAATTTTAGTACTTACGGCGCTAGTTTTGTATATGTTGATGATAAAGGTGAAGTTTTAACACCTTTGTACAACTATCTAAAAGATTATCCAAAAGAACTAAAAGACCATTTTTATGCTACATATAAAGGAGAAGAAGTTTTTGCAGTAAAAACAGCTTCTCCTGTTTTAGGAAGTCTGAATTCGGGAATGCAGATTTACAGATTGAAAGAAGAAAAACCGGAGTTATTTGAAAAAGTAAAATATTGCCTGCATTTACCGCAATATTTGAGTTTTCTGTTAACAGGCGAAGCATATACTGATATTACAAGCATTGGATGCCATACTAATCTTTGGAATTTTAAAAAGATGAAGTATCACAAATGGCTAAAAAAAGAAGGTATAAAAGAGAAGCTTCCGCCAATTCATCCCGGTAGAGACATTATCAAAAAAGAAAATGATTTGTCAGTAGGAATTGGTCTGCATGATAGTTCATCGGCGATTATTCCTTACACCATCAACTTTACAGAACCTTTTGTTTTATTATCAACAGGAACCTGGAGTATTTCGCTCAATCCTTTTAATAATAAGCCTTTAACGTTTGTAGAACTTCAAAACGATTGTTTGTGTTACATGCAATACACCGAAAAACCGGTAAAAGCAGCACGATTATTTTCGGGAAATGAGCATGAAATTCAGGCAAAAAGATTAGCAGAACATTTTAATGTGCCGTTTGACAGTTTCAAAGATATTTATTTTGATAAAAAAATCGTTTCAAATTTAAGAGCTTTAAACTTCCAGATCGTTTATCCGAAGAAATATGATTTTGATATTCTGAAAGAATGTCCGTTTCAAAAAAGAGATTTAAATACGTTTAAAAGTTACGATATTGCCTATCATCAATTAATGCTTGATCTCGTTGAACAACAGTTTTTTTCGACTAATTTAGTGATTCATAACAGTCCCGTAAAGAAGATTTTTGTGGATGGAGGTTTTAGTAAAAATTCAATTTTCATGAATTTACTCGCCGAAGCATTCCCTGATATTGAAGTTTATGCAGCATCGATGGCGCAGGCAAGTGCATTGGGCGCAGCATTGGCAATTCATCAAAACTGGAACCCGAAACCAATACAAAATGATTTAATTGATTTGAAATTTTATAAACATTGA
- a CDS encoding TIM barrel protein, whose translation MLIGSNKIDSHNDELLKKHQNKFAFTTSEIGDAEAIIKKLIEFQIAIPSWALGTGGTRFGRFAGGGEPRSIEEKIEDVGLLHALNKASGAISLHIPWDIPTDYQAIKNLAGQHGLKFDAMNSNTFQDQANQEHTYKFGSLQNVNKAVRKQAIAHNIEVIKHGIELGSESLTVWLADGSSFPGQLNFRRAYQNTLESLEEIYDALPSNWKLFLEYKCAEPNFYSTTVADWGQSYSYVKKLGDKAQTLVDLGHHLPNANIEQIVSLLLMENKLGGFHFNDSKYGDDDLTAGALKPYQLFLIFNELVEGMDARGMNHAKDLGWMIDASHNIKDPLEDLLQSVEAIMIAYAQALLVDRKSLEIAQDENDVVKAQEILQNAFRTDVRALVAEARLRSGAALNPVELYRSLAVRNNLIGERGLKTMATGL comes from the coding sequence ATGTTAATTGGATCAAACAAAATAGACTCGCATAATGATGAGTTATTAAAAAAACATCAAAATAAATTTGCTTTTACAACTTCAGAAATTGGAGATGCAGAAGCAATTATTAAAAAACTAATCGAATTTCAAATCGCGATTCCATCTTGGGCATTAGGAACAGGAGGAACAAGATTTGGACGTTTTGCCGGAGGCGGAGAACCACGTTCGATTGAAGAAAAAATCGAAGATGTAGGTTTGCTTCATGCTTTAAACAAAGCTTCGGGAGCGATTTCATTGCACATTCCGTGGGATATTCCAACAGATTATCAGGCCATAAAAAACTTAGCCGGACAACACGGTTTAAAGTTTGACGCCATGAACTCAAATACATTTCAGGATCAGGCAAATCAGGAACATACGTATAAATTTGGTTCTTTACAAAACGTAAATAAAGCGGTTCGTAAACAAGCGATCGCTCATAATATCGAAGTTATTAAACACGGAATCGAATTAGGATCAGAATCGTTAACGGTTTGGTTAGCAGATGGATCTTCATTTCCGGGACAATTAAACTTTCGTCGCGCCTACCAAAATACCTTAGAAAGTTTAGAAGAAATCTACGATGCATTGCCTTCAAACTGGAAATTATTTTTAGAATATAAATGTGCTGAACCTAACTTTTATTCCACAACAGTGGCAGATTGGGGACAATCATATTCATATGTAAAAAAATTAGGAGACAAAGCGCAGACTTTAGTCGATTTAGGACATCATTTGCCAAATGCTAATATTGAGCAAATCGTTTCTTTATTATTGATGGAAAACAAATTAGGCGGATTCCATTTTAACGATTCAAAATACGGAGATGATGATTTAACAGCCGGAGCTTTAAAACCATATCAATTATTCTTGATTTTCAATGAATTAGTTGAAGGAATGGATGCCAGAGGAATGAATCACGCCAAAGATTTAGGCTGGATGATCGATGCTTCTCACAACATAAAAGATCCTTTAGAAGATTTATTGCAATCTGTAGAAGCGATTATGATTGCTTATGCGCAGGCACTTTTGGTAGACAGAAAATCGTTAGAAATTGCTCAGGATGAGAACGATGTGGTAAAAGCACAGGAAATTCTGCAAAATGCTTTCCGTACAGATGTTCGCGCTTTGGTTGCTGAGGCTCGTTTGCGTTCAGGAGCGGCTTTAAATCCTGTGGAATTATACCGCAGTCTTGCTGTTAGAAACAATCTAATTGGCGAAAGAGGATTAAAAACGATGGCAACAGGATTATAA
- a CDS encoding bifunctional aldolase/short-chain dehydrogenase, with product MSNTNTTHMNFKHVSYLWDEAKAAALAGDEVALFIYRSNLLGADLRLTNYGGGNTSVKITDKDPLTGENSEVMWIKGSGGDIGTLTKSGCAALYLERLRNLENVYRGIEFEDEMVELFNHCIFDLASKAPSIDTPLHGFLPFKHIDHLHPDAAIAIAAAKDGAKITEELFDGEIGWVGWQRPGFDLGLQLRSCLEEAEKKGKKLRGIMLGSHGLFTWGDTAYESYINTLEVIEKCATYLENNYGKKRPVFGGQKIQSLPEEARKLKAAKVAPILRGFCSSERQMIGHYTDDQRVLEFINSNDLEKLAPLGTSCPDHFLRTKISPLVLELDPNEDLSDVNAIKAKLQPAFEAYRAMYKDYYNTCKKSNSPAMRDPNPVVILYPGVGMFTFAKDKTMARLASEYYVNAVNVMKGAEAVSEYTSLPHQEAFDIEYWLLEEAKLQRMPKPKALSGRVALITGSAGGIGKAIAKKFAQEGACVIINDINEERLEEATKDFIKTFGKDAVSSTLLNVTNENSTEKALDEACLAFGGVDIVVNNAGISISKSIAEHTLEEWDRLYDILVKGQFIVSKAGIEVMRKQGFGGDIVNIVSKNAVVAGPNNPGYGSAKAAQAHLTRLMAAELGPDKIRVNTVNPDAVISDSNIWSGGWAEGRAKAYGVTVEELPAYYAKRTLLNEIILPDDIANACFAFTGGLLSKSTGNALNVDGGVAMGFYR from the coding sequence ATGTCGAATACAAATACCACACATATGAATTTTAAGCACGTGAGCTACCTTTGGGATGAAGCCAAAGCAGCAGCCCTGGCAGGAGATGAAGTAGCGCTTTTCATTTATCGTTCTAATTTACTTGGCGCCGATTTGCGATTGACCAATTACGGAGGAGGAAACACTTCTGTAAAAATTACAGACAAAGACCCCTTAACGGGAGAAAACTCAGAAGTAATGTGGATCAAAGGATCAGGCGGGGATATTGGAACCCTGACAAAATCAGGTTGTGCGGCACTTTATTTAGAAAGACTTCGTAATCTGGAAAACGTATACAGAGGTATTGAATTCGAAGATGAAATGGTAGAACTTTTCAACCACTGTATTTTTGATTTGGCTTCAAAAGCACCGTCAATCGATACGCCATTGCACGGATTCTTGCCATTTAAACATATCGACCATTTGCATCCCGATGCGGCCATTGCAATCGCTGCTGCCAAAGACGGGGCAAAAATTACCGAAGAATTATTCGACGGCGAAATTGGCTGGGTAGGCTGGCAGCGTCCCGGTTTTGATCTTGGATTACAATTAAGATCTTGCCTTGAGGAAGCAGAGAAAAAAGGAAAAAAACTACGTGGCATCATGCTTGGTTCCCACGGACTTTTTACCTGGGGAGACACAGCCTACGAAAGCTACATCAACACCCTTGAAGTAATCGAGAAATGCGCGACATATTTAGAGAATAACTACGGAAAAAAACGTCCTGTTTTTGGAGGACAAAAAATACAAAGTCTGCCGGAAGAAGCAAGAAAACTAAAAGCAGCAAAAGTAGCGCCAATCCTGAGAGGATTCTGCTCGTCAGAACGCCAGATGATTGGACATTATACAGATGATCAAAGAGTTTTGGAATTCATCAATTCAAATGATCTTGAAAAACTGGCTCCGCTTGGAACTTCATGTCCGGACCACTTTTTAAGAACCAAAATCAGTCCGCTTGTTTTGGAACTTGACCCAAACGAAGATTTATCAGATGTAAACGCCATCAAAGCAAAACTACAGCCTGCTTTTGAAGCCTACAGAGCGATGTACAAGGATTATTACAATACCTGCAAAAAATCAAATTCGCCTGCAATGCGCGACCCAAATCCTGTGGTTATTTTATATCCCGGAGTTGGAATGTTCACTTTTGCCAAAGATAAAACGATGGCAAGACTGGCATCAGAATATTATGTGAATGCAGTGAATGTTATGAAAGGCGCAGAAGCCGTTTCAGAATATACCTCACTTCCGCATCAGGAAGCTTTTGATATCGAGTATTGGTTATTGGAAGAAGCAAAACTGCAAAGAATGCCAAAACCAAAAGCACTTTCAGGAAGAGTTGCCTTAATTACCGGATCAGCCGGAGGAATAGGAAAAGCAATTGCCAAAAAGTTTGCACAGGAAGGCGCTTGCGTAATTATCAACGACATCAACGAAGAACGTTTGGAAGAAGCCACAAAAGACTTCATAAAAACCTTTGGAAAAGATGCCGTTTCAAGCACACTTTTAAATGTTACAAACGAAAACAGCACCGAAAAAGCACTTGACGAAGCCTGTCTTGCTTTTGGAGGAGTTGATATCGTAGTGAACAATGCCGGAATCAGCATCTCAAAATCAATAGCCGAACATACGCTCGAAGAATGGGACAGATTATACGATATTCTGGTAAAAGGACAATTCATCGTTTCAAAAGCGGGAATCGAAGTAATGCGCAAACAGGGATTTGGTGGAGACATTGTAAACATCGTATCAAAAAATGCGGTTGTTGCAGGACCAAACAATCCGGGTTACGGATCAGCAAAAGCGGCTCAGGCACATTTAACGCGCCTTATGGCAGCAGAATTGGGACCCGATAAAATTCGCGTGAACACGGTAAATCCTGATGCCGTAATTTCAGATTCAAACATTTGGTCCGGAGGCTGGGCAGAAGGAAGAGCCAAAGCATATGGCGTTACGGTAGAAGAATTACCGGCATATTATGCCAAACGCACCTTACTAAATGAAATCATATTGCCTGATGATATTGCCAATGCATGTTTTGCATTTACAGGAGGATTGTTGAGCAAATCAACAGGAAACGCCTTAAATGTAGACGGCGGTGTAGCAATGGGCTTCTATAGATAA
- the rhaT gene encoding L-rhamnose/proton symporter RhaT → MESLLGIIFHSIGGFSSGSFYMPFKKVKNWAWESYWLVGGFFSWLIVPPIAAYLTIPNFPEIIAAASPAIKAFTFSMGLIWGIGGLTYGLGVRYLGMSLGNSIVLGFCSAFGALVPSIYYNFYPTEGKISFTDMLHSTGGQLVLLGVAVCLIGIAISGKAGILKEKDFAVGHEDKDKDFNLTKGLIIAVISGILSSFFNYGIEAGKPMAEAAVISGCNPLFQNNVTYIVLLWGGLTTNFIWCMYLNFKNKTFGDYTNKQSPITKNILFSALAGTMWFLQFFFYGMGESKLGNGASSWILHMATIILTANFWGFYLKEWKGVSKKTFNTFLWGIGLIMLSIVLVGIGNSL, encoded by the coding sequence ATGGAATCATTATTAGGAATCATTTTTCACTCCATTGGAGGATTTTCTTCAGGGAGTTTTTACATGCCATTCAAAAAAGTTAAAAATTGGGCTTGGGAAAGCTACTGGCTCGTAGGAGGTTTTTTCTCCTGGCTTATCGTTCCGCCAATTGCAGCCTATTTAACGATTCCGAATTTTCCTGAAATCATCGCCGCAGCCTCACCGGCAATCAAAGCATTTACTTTCTCAATGGGGCTTATTTGGGGAATTGGCGGATTAACCTACGGTTTAGGCGTTCGTTATTTAGGAATGTCACTAGGAAATTCTATTGTATTAGGTTTCTGTTCTGCTTTTGGAGCTTTGGTGCCTTCCATTTATTATAATTTTTATCCAACAGAAGGAAAAATTTCTTTTACAGATATGCTGCACAGCACTGGTGGACAATTGGTTTTGCTGGGTGTTGCCGTTTGTCTTATCGGAATTGCTATTTCCGGAAAAGCGGGAATTTTAAAAGAAAAAGATTTTGCCGTTGGACATGAAGATAAAGACAAAGATTTTAATCTGACTAAAGGACTTATCATCGCTGTGATATCGGGTATTTTAAGCTCGTTTTTCAATTACGGAATCGAAGCCGGAAAACCAATGGCGGAAGCTGCTGTAATTTCAGGCTGTAATCCTTTGTTTCAGAATAATGTAACCTATATCGTGCTGCTTTGGGGCGGACTTACAACCAATTTTATCTGGTGTATGTATCTTAATTTCAAAAATAAAACTTTTGGAGATTACACTAATAAACAATCACCAATTACTAAAAACATTCTTTTTTCTGCACTTGCCGGAACCATGTGGTTTTTGCAGTTTTTCTTCTACGGAATGGGCGAAAGCAAATTAGGAAACGGAGCCAGTTCATGGATTTTACACATGGCGACGATTATTTTGACAGCCAATTTCTGGGGATTTTATCTGAAAGAATGGAAAGGAGTTTCCAAAAAAACATTCAATACTTTTTTATGGGGAATTGGATTGATCATGCTTTCAATAGTATTAGTCGGAATTGGAAATTCATTATAA
- a CDS encoding GntR family transcriptional regulator, translated as MIKLIKIDEDSRVPKYKQIVDSILQNIANGNLKINQKIPSINSFSEEFYMSRDTVEKAYNILKERKIISSIRGKGYYITRTKLESKVNILFLFNKLSAYKMKTYNSFINTVGANAHVDLHIYHCDETLFLNLLDKFEGVYDYYVITTHFKTDELKHLSFTDDVVKAIQRIPQEKLVIMDNIKLNMEGEIIKIYQDFENDIYNALKEGLAKISKYKRLILIYPEKAVYPYPRRILHGFKKFCVEHEINFEILSEVYDDMVLKKGDLFITIEESDLVNLMKQIRDEEYVLGKDIGVISYNDTPLKELLGITVMSTDFNVMGETAARMILNKEKGSVKVPFNFIDRNSI; from the coding sequence ATGATCAAACTTATTAAAATAGATGAAGATTCAAGAGTTCCGAAATACAAACAAATTGTAGACTCGATTCTGCAGAATATTGCCAACGGAAATCTGAAAATAAATCAAAAAATTCCTTCTATAAACAGCTTCAGTGAAGAATTTTATATGTCGAGAGATACGGTTGAGAAGGCTTATAATATTTTAAAAGAGCGAAAAATAATTTCATCTATTCGGGGAAAAGGCTATTATATTACGCGAACCAAGCTTGAATCTAAGGTAAATATTTTGTTTTTGTTTAATAAACTGAGTGCGTACAAAATGAAAACGTACAACTCGTTTATTAATACTGTTGGTGCAAATGCTCACGTTGATTTACATATTTACCATTGTGATGAAACTTTATTCCTGAATTTACTGGACAAATTTGAAGGCGTTTATGATTATTACGTAATCACCACTCATTTTAAAACAGATGAATTAAAACATTTGAGTTTTACCGATGATGTTGTAAAAGCGATTCAGAGAATTCCGCAGGAAAAATTGGTTATTATGGACAACATAAAGCTAAATATGGAAGGCGAAATCATTAAAATTTATCAGGATTTTGAAAACGATATTTACAATGCTTTAAAAGAAGGACTTGCCAAAATATCCAAATACAAAAGACTGATCCTGATCTATCCTGAAAAAGCGGTTTATCCTTATCCACGCAGAATTTTACACGGTTTTAAAAAGTTTTGTGTTGAACACGAAATAAATTTCGAAATTCTGAGTGAGGTTTACGACGATATGGTTTTGAAAAAAGGCGATTTATTTATTACTATCGAAGAATCTGATCTTGTTAATTTAATGAAACAAATTCGCGATGAAGAATATGTTTTAGGAAAAGATATTGGCGTAATCTCTTATAATGACACGCCTTTAAAAGAGCTTTTAGGCATAACAGTAATGTCTACCGATTTTAATGTTATGGGTGAAACGGCCGCCAGAATGATTTTGAATAAAGAAAAAGGTTCGGTTAAAGTGCCGTTTAATTTTATTGACAGGAATTCGATTTAA